In Belonocnema kinseyi isolate 2016_QV_RU_SX_M_011 chromosome 4, B_treatae_v1, whole genome shotgun sequence, a single window of DNA contains:
- the LOC117171572 gene encoding GATA zinc finger domain-containing protein 14-like gives MSDQENSFSLENLQEKRSATENRIPRSPAVDTYESYASWRKKKFPPKPLDYKAEDYTLSKHQNSNDNYPNNNPPNPNFQKSSYFPTETQNPPSENYSNHSPPDSMLPRSTYFSPDSENLHSRPKIDTRRSLPASEGSCQTYNPNAYQAKESEDHQSSPHGMKTSSPMNKISREAQHYLKMYSSRSENPHLNSNPRNSNPRNSSPRFSRRPSNSNSPNPQNSNRGSTGDLRSNQRDFIPEANSRRAPVNYDPRSNPNTGALQPLRHKSDHRHSFPSCCPVEHREPENGEMIKGLLKLIDNQSEQIKSLQAQLNHLLHIHEETLKEKAKCICSLEIPRQNPQICMQAYNAALQQTSTMGVENYNQNSRIQDSNQLANEASNRRNVQFEDHAKKTLLERKVSIGVMTSFEFTVQNSPFNVENEEQPIVDDQEDEIGKEGDKNLSNLELLRRKQNIFSMMPSPLENIIEDSESHLSSSQQPSSNGLSSCKRSHSGNNSNANNANHFNASTQNSPGIQKNIQNRRENGQSVETRNQRDVAWDSKQNSSPATRNEPVKQKTVPNSRRSGTPHRFENPGTVNRSPDFCGRAEMRRERQNERIDGRESKRNEDNFQDDSLNLSGGQLEVRERVPPSPEPSIHVDMQEYSSEEGSVQTKRTPKVGWTFYNNVLGQVNHILQNSPTEKDDERSAKGPERKELDNNVLMDTVKAATMDQLKKLGISFVDNNEAKEANANKKVTFDPSYYGRFNPEMNMMQGTSYTNETNTSMHMKALAMKYLNEEQVCDAMQQKQRRGALKNLMVSNVQGTTNMSFATMRYLQRYQLLPESMNGYMEDEGKENFQMPHISENQVPVMQKPSRPAHPQTTKTSCPSKILDISTLKQQPKLL, from the exons ATGTCCGATCAAGAGAATTCCTTTAGCCTCGAAAACCTACAAGAAAAAAGATCTGCAACCGAAAACAGAATTCCCCGATCTCCAGCAGTCGACACCTACGAATCATACGCATCctggagaaaaaaaaaattcccaccaaagCCCTTGGATTACAAAGCCGAAGACTACACATTATCCAAACATCAGAACAGCAATGACAATTATCCAAACAACAATCCACCGAATCCAAACTTCCAAAAGTCATCATATTTTCCAACCGAGACTCAAAATCCCCCTTCAGAAAATTACTCAAATCACAGTCCTCCTGATTCAATGCTACCCCGATCTACCTATTTTTCTCCAGATTCCGAAAACTTACATTCCCGACCGAAAATCGACACAAGAAGGTCTCTTCCTGCCAGTGAAGGCAGTTGTCAAACATACAATCCAAATGCTTATCAAGCAAAAGAATCTGAAGATCATCAAAGTAGTCCCCACGGAATGAAAACCTCTTCGCCAATGAATAAAATTTCGAGAGAGGCTCAGcattatctgaaaatgtattcCTCAAGATCTGAAAATCCTCATTTGAATTCCAATCCGAGAAATTCCAATCCGAGAAATTCCAGTCCCCGATTTTCGAGAAGACCTTCTAATTCCAACAGTCCTAATCCACAAAATTCGAATCGTGGAAGCACTGGAGATTTAAGAAGCAATCAGAGAGATTTTATTCCAGAGGCTAATTCAAGAAGAGCTCCAGTTAATTACGATCCTCGATCAAACCCAAATACTGGAGCCTTGCAGCCTCTGAGACATAAATCAGATCACAGACATTCTTTTCCAAGTTGTTGTCCAGTGGAGCACAGAGAACCAGAAAATGGAGAAATGATCAAGGGTCTCTTGAAACTAATTGACAATCAGAGCGAGCAAATCAAGAGTTTACAAGCGCAGCTCAATCATCTTCTGCATATTCACGAGGAAACGCTCAAAGAAAAGGCAAAGTGCATCTGCTCCCTTGAAATTCCTCGTCAGAATCCACAGATTTGTATGCAAGCCTACAACGCAGCTTTGCAGCAAACTTCCACAATGGGAGTCgaaaattacaatcaaaattcGAGAATTCAGGACTCGAATCAACTTGCTAACGAAGCCTCGAATCGTCGGAATGTTCAGTTTGAGGATCACGCGAAAAAAACCTTGCTCGAGAGGAAAGTCTCGATTGGTGTGATGACCAGTTTTGAATTCACGGTTCAGAATAGTCCCTTCAATGTGGAGAATGAAGAGCAGCCAATCGTTGATGATCAGGAGGACGAAATTGGCAAAGAGGGTGACAAAAATCTCTCGAATCTTGAACTCTTGAGGaggaagcaaaatattttttcgatgatgCCAAGTCCTTTGGAGAATATAATCGAGGATTCTGAGAGTCATCTTTCTTCTAGTCAACAGCCCAGCAGTAATGGGCTCTCTTCCTGCAAAAGGAGCCATTCGGGAAATAATTCTAATGCAAATAATGCAAATCATTTTAATGCATCAACTCAAAATAGTCCaggtattcaaaaaaatattcagaatagaAGAGAAAATGGACAGAGTGTAGAAACTAGAAATCAGAGAGATGTTGCTTGGGATTCTAAGCAAAATTCTTCCCCGGCTACGAGAAACGAGCCAGTGAAACAAAAAACGGTTCCAAATTCGAGAAGAAGTGGAACACCTCACAGATTTGAGAATCCAGGAACTGTAAATCGTTCTCCGGATTTTTGCGGGCGAGCGGAAATGAGAAGAGAGAGGCAGAATGAGAGAATTGATGGGAGAGAGAGTAAGAGGAATGAGGATAATTTTCAAGATGATAGTCTGAATTTGAGTGGAGGTCAGCTTGAAGTTAGGGAGAGAGTTCCTCCGAGTCCTGAGCCGAGTATTCATGTTGATATGCAAGAATATTCCAGTGAGGAAGGCAGTGTTCAGACGAAAAGAACCCCGAAAGTTGGATGGACTTTTTATAATAACGTTCTGGGACAGGTTAAtcatattttgcaaaattcaccGACGGAGAAGGATGATGAGAGGAGTGCAAAAGGTCCTGAGAGGAAGGAATTGGATAATAATGTTCTGATGGATACGGTGAAAGCTGCGACTATGGACCAACTTAAAAAATTGGGCATCAGTTTTGTTGACAACAACGAAGCAAAGGAGGCGAACGCTAACAAAAA AGTGACTTTTGATCCCTCATATTATGGCCGATTTAATCCAGAAATGAATATGATGCAAGGAACGAGTTACACGAATGAAACAAATACAAGTATGCACATGAAAGCCTTAgctatgaaatatttgaatgaagAACAAGTTTGTGATGCGATGCAACAAAAGCAAAGGCGAGGAGCTTTAAAAAATCTCATGGTTAGTAATGTCCAAGGGACAACCAACATGTCCTTTGCCACGATGAGATATTTACAAAGATACCAGTTGCTTCCGGAAAGCATGAATGGTTACATGgaag atgaaGGAAAAGAAAACTTCCAGATGCCACATATTTCCGAAAACCAGGTACCAGTTATGCAAAAACCGAGTCGACCAGCTCATCCCCAAACGACAAAAACAAGCTGCCCCAGTAAAATTTTGGATATCTCGACATTGAAGCAACAGCCGAAACTTTTATGA